Proteins encoded in a region of the Pieris rapae chromosome 10, ilPieRapa1.1, whole genome shotgun sequence genome:
- the LOC111004466 gene encoding nuclear factor of activated T-cells 5 isoform X4, whose product MLLKCTADGRRIKVNGTPVTQGNVARGMKMTMSTTATMSARVHRKVIRAPHKRAHTGKYLHSGKMAHPGKGAHHPGKFAHLGKFGKLAHYAHTHLLRPPEPCENSNDSGLGPDHRIRAGCNISSPTISESPSRFQEPSYRSCGKVGTSGKLASKYATGGKLSGKLGGKYGGKLAQALARRRALAMTHAGPPGLAAPLSSKSKDGTVELQILCQPESQHRARYQTEGSRGAVKDNSGNGFPIVKLVGYDKPAVLQVFIGTDTGRVAPHMFYQACRVSGKNSTPCKERKEDGTVVIEIDLEPPKNWQVTCDCVGILKERNVDVEHRFGESLGGAGIGPHAARGKKKSTRCRMVFRTEIVDAAGRSETLQVCSTQIICTQPPGVPEVCRKSLVSCPASGGLELYLLGKNFLKETRVVFRGVHEGRTWEEEVVPDKEFLQQTHLVCCVPPFARPEITESVGVQVFVRSGGKASEPHSFLYTPPSLETGPVHSTRHHAHAHTGDDREARPVAWWGGGIGMGLMPPPAPPNRRPSIIVPDPHSPLGLKSEVTDESSQQSEGEDRDETAPDGLAGMDLRLKPENIATGGPPQQVGFVSGFDSIKLSPSNNSQSEPQSSITSFSQQLAAIQNQVQTDKMVESVTAAIFNSDGGGQIYVDQPIMPISQMSQMQQLISTKTQMDPLETEMKVLNPEMMMTDTSMQTSVLQSTNEQRLMVYNQVQQNTEETYNPFSGMTKMEASQIEQRLAQQSAQMEALVEDAMKATAAILPSDAAKLDEFVNSRVDDHLSGSATSPSSASHASDILLSPNAPIVQRSSGSDLLAPMPPSSISPDVILNPQVSPSLLCDNNQRIVMPPGPTQEELMMIPDIPTSVKTPPAAVKSMILNAAAEILTSDSAMNALVKSAISTANIFTNENVGGSGVMPTTDAQPSDEPPPETPLDAMSQAVSQAVTQAVSQAVSQAVSQAVSQEMTGPVQGLTDMSDQDLLSYINPSTFDQV is encoded by the exons GCATGAAAATGACCATGTCCACGACGGCGACTATGAGCGCCCGCGTTCACAGGAAGGTAATCCGAGCACCGCATAAACGTGCACACACCGGCAAATATCTACACTCAGGCAAGATGGCGCACCCCGGCAAAGGTGCGCACCATCCCGGCAAATTTGCGCATCTCGGCAAATTCGGCAAACTCGCACACTACGCGCATACACACTTACTAAGGCCCCCGGAGCCCTGCGAGAACAGCAACGACAGCGGTTTGGGCCCCGACCACAG gatACGAGCTGGTTGCAATATATCTAGTCCAACAATATCAGAATCACCGAGTAGATTTCAAGAACCGTCATACAGATCGTGCGGGAAGGTGGGCACGTCTGGTAAGCTTGCCAGCAAGTACGCCACAGGGGGCAAGCTATCTGGCAAGCTGGGGGGCAAATACGGGGGTAAACTGGCGCAGGCTCTCGCCAGAAGAAGAGCTCTTGCGATGACGCATGCTGGGCCTCCGGGTTTAGCCGCGCCACTGTCAAGCAAGTCCAAAGATGGCACTGTGGAATTACAGATATTGTGCCAGCCCGAATCACAACACAGAGCGAG ATATCAGACTGAGGGAAGCAGAGGAGCTGTGAAGGACAACTCCGGTAATGGTTTCCCAATAGTGAAGCTAGTCGGCTATGATAAACCAGCAGTTTTACAG gtaTTTATCGGCACAGACACAGGCCGAGTGGCGCCACATATGTTTTACCAGGCGTGTCGGGTGTCAGGCAAAAATTCAACTCCATGTAAGGAGAGAAAGGAAGATGGTACCGTCGTCATAGAAATCGACCTGGAGCCACCCAAGAACTGGCAGGTCACCTGTGACTGTGTCGGGATTTTGAAG GAGCGTAATGTAGACGTAGAACACCGCTTTGGAGAGTCGTTAGGTGGAGCGGGAATAGGCCCCCACGCAGCTCGAGGGAAGAAAAAATCTACCCGATGTCGCATGGTCTTTCGAACTGAAATAGTGGACGCTGCTGGCCGTTCTGAAACTTTGCAAGTGTGCTCAACTCAAATTATATGCA CACAACCACCAGGCGTTCCAGAAGTGTGTCGAAAGTCGTTGGTATCGTGTCCGGCGTCGGGAGGTTTGGAGTTATATCTCCTGGGTAAGAACTTTCTGAAGGAGACACGAGTGGTCTTTAGAGGGGTCCATGAGGGCAGAACCTGGGAAGAGGAGGTGGTACCTGACAAAGAATTTTTGCAGCAG ACGCACTTGGTTTGCTGCGTCCCGCCATTCGCCAGGCCTGAAATAACCGAGTCCGTTGGTGTACAAGTGTTTGTACGGTCTGGGGGCAAAGCCTCCGAACCTCACTCATTCCTCTACACCCCGCCCTCGCTCGAGACAGGCCCGGTGCACAGCACGCGACATCATGCCCATGCGCACACAG GAGACGACCGCGAAGCCCGGCCTGTGGCCTGGTGGGGTGGAGGCATAGGAATGGGGCTCATGCCGCCCCCGGCGCCTCCCAATCGCCGACCGTCCATCATAGTGCCCGATCCTCACTCTCCATTAGGACTCAAGAGCGAG GTGACGGATGAATCCAGCCAGCAGTCGGAAGGAGAGGACAGGGACGAGACGGCCCCGGACGGACTCGCCGGTATGGATCTACGGCTGAAGCCCGAGAACATCGCCACAGGCGGGCCACCCCAG CAGGTTGGATTCGTCAGCGGCTTCGACTCCATAAAGCTATCGCCCTCCAACAATTCACAAAGCGAACCTCAATCGTCTATCACATCTTTCTCGCAGCAGCTCGCCGCCATACAGAACCAAGTTCAGACTGACAAAATGGTGGAGTCAGTTACCGCTGCCATATTTAATTCTGACGGTGGCGGACAGATATACGTCGACCAACCGATCATGCCCATAAGTCAAATGAGTCAGATGCAGCAACTCATCTCCACCAAGACTCAAATGGACCCGCTGGAAACCGAAATGAAGGTTTTAAATCCGGAAATGATGATGACCGACACGAGCATGCAGACGTCGGTGCTTCAATCGACTAATGAACAGAGGCTCATGGTTTACAATCAGGTGCAACAGAACACGGAGGAGACATACAATCCGTTCAGCGGAATGACTAAAATGGAAGCGTCCCAAATCGAGCAGCGGTTGGCGCAACAGAGCGCTCAGATGGAAGCCCTAGTGGAGGACGCGATGAAGGCGACGGCTGCCATCTTGCCCTCCGACGCTGCCAAACTCGACGAATTCGTTAATTCCCGAGTGGACGACCACCTCTCAGGTTCGGCCACTTCTCCGTCATCGGCGTCGCACGCGTCCGATATCCTCCTGAGCCCTAACGCTCCTATAGTACAACGGAGCTCCGGTTCTGACCTGCTCGCCCCCATGCCCCCCTCCTCCATCTCCCCCGACGTCATTCTCAACCCGCAGGTTTCCCCGAGCCTCCTCTGCGATAACAATCAAAGGATCGTCATGCCCCCCGGCCCTACCCAAGAGGAGCTCATGATGATCCCCGACATACCCACCTCCGTCAAGACCCCGCCCGCAGCCGTGAAATCTATGATATTGAACGCGGCCGCCGAGATCTTGACATCGGATTCGGCGATGAACGCTCTAGTGAAATCGGCCATAAGTACGGCCAACATTTTCACGAACGAGAACGTGGGCGGGAGTGGGGTGATGCCGACGACGGACGCGCAGCCGTCGGATGAACCCCCGCCGGAGACCCCCCTCGACGCCATGTCGCAGGCTGTCAGCCAGGCGGTTACTCAGGCCGTTAGTCAGGCCGTCAGCCAAGCGGTGAGTCAAGCTGTGAGTCAGGAGATGACGGGCCCCGTCCAAGGTCTAACCGATATGAGTGACCAGGACCTCCTGTCTTATATTAACCCGTCGACTTTTGACCAGG TGTGA
- the LOC111004466 gene encoding nuclear factor of activated T-cells 5 isoform X1, producing the protein MLLKCTADGRRIKVNGTPVTQGNVARGMKMTMSTTATMSARVHRKVIRAPHKRAHTGKYLHSGKMAHPGKGAHHPGKFAHLGKFGKLAHYAHTHLLRPPEPCENSNDSGLGPDHRLSDAPEDWDQPEAKRLRVDSDVKVECDDANDAYAFAPPVAPATATAPLDAGSATLPSPAIRAGCNISSPTISESPSRFQEPSYRSCGKVGTSGKLASKYATGGKLSGKLGGKYGGKLAQALARRRALAMTHAGPPGLAAPLSSKSKDGTVELQILCQPESQHRARYQTEGSRGAVKDNSGNGFPIVKLVGYDKPAVLQVFIGTDTGRVAPHMFYQACRVSGKNSTPCKERKEDGTVVIEIDLEPPKNWQVTCDCVGILKERNVDVEHRFGESLGGAGIGPHAARGKKKSTRCRMVFRTEIVDAAGRSETLQVCSTQIICTQPPGVPEVCRKSLVSCPASGGLELYLLGKNFLKETRVVFRGVHEGRTWEEEVVPDKEFLQQTHLVCCVPPFARPEITESVGVQVFVRSGGKASEPHSFLYTPPSLETGPVHSTRHHAHAHTGDDREARPVAWWGGGIGMGLMPPPAPPNRRPSIIVPDPHSPLGLKSEVTDESSQQSEGEDRDETAPDGLAGMDLRLKPENIATGGPPQQVGFVSGFDSIKLSPSNNSQSEPQSSITSFSQQLAAIQNQVQTDKMVESVTAAIFNSDGGGQIYVDQPIMPISQMSQMQQLISTKTQMDPLETEMKVLNPEMMMTDTSMQTSVLQSTNEQRLMVYNQVQQNTEETYNPFSGMTKMEASQIEQRLAQQSAQMEALVEDAMKATAAILPSDAAKLDEFVNSRVDDHLSGSATSPSSASHASDILLSPNAPIVQRSSGSDLLAPMPPSSISPDVILNPQVSPSLLCDNNQRIVMPPGPTQEELMMIPDIPTSVKTPPAAVKSMILNAAAEILTSDSAMNALVKSAISTANIFTNENVGGSGVMPTTDAQPSDEPPPETPLDAMSQAVSQAVTQAVSQAVSQAVSQAVSQEMTGPVQGLTDMSDQDLLSYINPSTFDQV; encoded by the exons GCATGAAAATGACCATGTCCACGACGGCGACTATGAGCGCCCGCGTTCACAGGAAGGTAATCCGAGCACCGCATAAACGTGCACACACCGGCAAATATCTACACTCAGGCAAGATGGCGCACCCCGGCAAAGGTGCGCACCATCCCGGCAAATTTGCGCATCTCGGCAAATTCGGCAAACTCGCACACTACGCGCATACACACTTACTAAGGCCCCCGGAGCCCTGCGAGAACAGCAACGACAGCGGTTTGGGCCCCGACCACAG ATTGTCAGATGCGCCTGAAGACTGGGATCAACCTGAAGCGAAACGTCTTCGTGTCGATTCAGATGTTAAGGTCGAGTGTGACGACGCAAATGATGCGTACGCTTTCGCACCGCCGGTGGCGCCCGCTACCGCGACCGCTCCGCTCGACGCCGGGTCCGCCACTCTGCCCTCGCCTGC gatACGAGCTGGTTGCAATATATCTAGTCCAACAATATCAGAATCACCGAGTAGATTTCAAGAACCGTCATACAGATCGTGCGGGAAGGTGGGCACGTCTGGTAAGCTTGCCAGCAAGTACGCCACAGGGGGCAAGCTATCTGGCAAGCTGGGGGGCAAATACGGGGGTAAACTGGCGCAGGCTCTCGCCAGAAGAAGAGCTCTTGCGATGACGCATGCTGGGCCTCCGGGTTTAGCCGCGCCACTGTCAAGCAAGTCCAAAGATGGCACTGTGGAATTACAGATATTGTGCCAGCCCGAATCACAACACAGAGCGAG ATATCAGACTGAGGGAAGCAGAGGAGCTGTGAAGGACAACTCCGGTAATGGTTTCCCAATAGTGAAGCTAGTCGGCTATGATAAACCAGCAGTTTTACAG gtaTTTATCGGCACAGACACAGGCCGAGTGGCGCCACATATGTTTTACCAGGCGTGTCGGGTGTCAGGCAAAAATTCAACTCCATGTAAGGAGAGAAAGGAAGATGGTACCGTCGTCATAGAAATCGACCTGGAGCCACCCAAGAACTGGCAGGTCACCTGTGACTGTGTCGGGATTTTGAAG GAGCGTAATGTAGACGTAGAACACCGCTTTGGAGAGTCGTTAGGTGGAGCGGGAATAGGCCCCCACGCAGCTCGAGGGAAGAAAAAATCTACCCGATGTCGCATGGTCTTTCGAACTGAAATAGTGGACGCTGCTGGCCGTTCTGAAACTTTGCAAGTGTGCTCAACTCAAATTATATGCA CACAACCACCAGGCGTTCCAGAAGTGTGTCGAAAGTCGTTGGTATCGTGTCCGGCGTCGGGAGGTTTGGAGTTATATCTCCTGGGTAAGAACTTTCTGAAGGAGACACGAGTGGTCTTTAGAGGGGTCCATGAGGGCAGAACCTGGGAAGAGGAGGTGGTACCTGACAAAGAATTTTTGCAGCAG ACGCACTTGGTTTGCTGCGTCCCGCCATTCGCCAGGCCTGAAATAACCGAGTCCGTTGGTGTACAAGTGTTTGTACGGTCTGGGGGCAAAGCCTCCGAACCTCACTCATTCCTCTACACCCCGCCCTCGCTCGAGACAGGCCCGGTGCACAGCACGCGACATCATGCCCATGCGCACACAG GAGACGACCGCGAAGCCCGGCCTGTGGCCTGGTGGGGTGGAGGCATAGGAATGGGGCTCATGCCGCCCCCGGCGCCTCCCAATCGCCGACCGTCCATCATAGTGCCCGATCCTCACTCTCCATTAGGACTCAAGAGCGAG GTGACGGATGAATCCAGCCAGCAGTCGGAAGGAGAGGACAGGGACGAGACGGCCCCGGACGGACTCGCCGGTATGGATCTACGGCTGAAGCCCGAGAACATCGCCACAGGCGGGCCACCCCAG CAGGTTGGATTCGTCAGCGGCTTCGACTCCATAAAGCTATCGCCCTCCAACAATTCACAAAGCGAACCTCAATCGTCTATCACATCTTTCTCGCAGCAGCTCGCCGCCATACAGAACCAAGTTCAGACTGACAAAATGGTGGAGTCAGTTACCGCTGCCATATTTAATTCTGACGGTGGCGGACAGATATACGTCGACCAACCGATCATGCCCATAAGTCAAATGAGTCAGATGCAGCAACTCATCTCCACCAAGACTCAAATGGACCCGCTGGAAACCGAAATGAAGGTTTTAAATCCGGAAATGATGATGACCGACACGAGCATGCAGACGTCGGTGCTTCAATCGACTAATGAACAGAGGCTCATGGTTTACAATCAGGTGCAACAGAACACGGAGGAGACATACAATCCGTTCAGCGGAATGACTAAAATGGAAGCGTCCCAAATCGAGCAGCGGTTGGCGCAACAGAGCGCTCAGATGGAAGCCCTAGTGGAGGACGCGATGAAGGCGACGGCTGCCATCTTGCCCTCCGACGCTGCCAAACTCGACGAATTCGTTAATTCCCGAGTGGACGACCACCTCTCAGGTTCGGCCACTTCTCCGTCATCGGCGTCGCACGCGTCCGATATCCTCCTGAGCCCTAACGCTCCTATAGTACAACGGAGCTCCGGTTCTGACCTGCTCGCCCCCATGCCCCCCTCCTCCATCTCCCCCGACGTCATTCTCAACCCGCAGGTTTCCCCGAGCCTCCTCTGCGATAACAATCAAAGGATCGTCATGCCCCCCGGCCCTACCCAAGAGGAGCTCATGATGATCCCCGACATACCCACCTCCGTCAAGACCCCGCCCGCAGCCGTGAAATCTATGATATTGAACGCGGCCGCCGAGATCTTGACATCGGATTCGGCGATGAACGCTCTAGTGAAATCGGCCATAAGTACGGCCAACATTTTCACGAACGAGAACGTGGGCGGGAGTGGGGTGATGCCGACGACGGACGCGCAGCCGTCGGATGAACCCCCGCCGGAGACCCCCCTCGACGCCATGTCGCAGGCTGTCAGCCAGGCGGTTACTCAGGCCGTTAGTCAGGCCGTCAGCCAAGCGGTGAGTCAAGCTGTGAGTCAGGAGATGACGGGCCCCGTCCAAGGTCTAACCGATATGAGTGACCAGGACCTCCTGTCTTATATTAACCCGTCGACTTTTGACCAGG TGTGA